From a single Piliocolobus tephrosceles isolate RC106 chromosome 21, ASM277652v3, whole genome shotgun sequence genomic region:
- the ZNF446 gene encoding zinc finger protein 446, whose protein sequence is MPSPLGPPCLPLMDPETALEEPETARLRFRGFRYQEVAGPREALARLRELCRQWLQPEAHSKEQMLEMLVLEQFLGTLPPEIQAWVCGQRPGSPEEAAALVEGLQHDPGQLLGWITAHILKQEVLPAAQKTEEPLGSPHPSGTVESPGEGSQDTRIEGSVQLSCSVKEEPNVDGQEMAPSSPPLAVQSPEGHHGHQEAASTSFHPPRIQEEWGLLDRSQKERYWDTMLEKYGTVVSLGLPPHQPEAQAQSELGMMLMGTGVCRSLCSGNESEGPPGCPEAQPPQGPGPAAWEGLPGATTPAPTAPGTPPVPTQPTPAETRLEPGATPRKPYMCEQCGRGFDWKSVFVIHHRTHTSRPGAQSPGLAAREGTEKPPQGELAFPRRPRRSLTGPRSYPCEECGCSFSWKSQLVIHRKGHTGQRRHFCSDCGRAFDWKSQLVIHRKGHRPEAP, encoded by the exons ATGCCATCCCCTCTGGGTCCCCCATGCCTGCCCCTCATGGACCCAGAGACTGCCCTCGAGGAGCCTGAGACTGCCCGCCTCCGCTTCCGAGGGTTCCGCTACCAGGAGGTGGCAGGTCCCCGAGAAGCCCTGGCCCGGCTGCGTGAGCTGTGTCGCCAGTGGCTGCAGCCTGAGGCACACTCCAAGGAGCAGATGCTGGAGATGCTGGTGCTGGAGCAGTTCCTGGGCACGCTGCCTCCCGAGATCCAGGCGTGGGTGTGCGGTCAGCGGCCAGGTAGTCCTGAGGAGGCCGCTGCCCTAGTCGAAGGACTACAGCATGACCCTGGGCAACTGTTGGGCTGG ATCACAGCCCACATCCTGAAGCAGGAGGTGCTACCTGCAGCCCAGAAGACAGAGGAACCATTGGGGAGCCCCCACCCCTCAGGGACAGTGGAGTCCCCTGGGGAGGGTTCCCAGGACACCAGAATAGAGGGGTCTGTCCAGCTCAGCTGCAGTGTGAAGGAGGAGCCCAATGTCGATGGACAGGAAATGG CACCCTCCAGTCCTCCACTTGCAGTGCAGTCCCCTGAGGGGCACCATGGACACCAAGAAGCAGCCTCCACATCCTTCCACCCTCCCAGGATTCAG GAGGAGTGGGGGCTGCTGGACCGGTCACAGAAGGAACGGTACTGGGATACGATGCTGGAGAAGTACGGCACGGTGGTCTCCCTGG GGTTACCACCCCACCAGCCAGAGGCACAGGCCCAGTCGGAGCTGGGGATGATGCTTATGGGGACAGGTGTCTGCAGAAGCCTGTGCTCAG GAAATGAGAGTGAGGGTCCACCCGGCTGCCCAGAGGCCCAGCCGCCCCAGGGCCCAGGGCCTGCAGCCTGGGAGGGCCTGCCTGGGGCCACCACTCCTGCCCCCACTGCGCCAGGGACGCCGCCAGTGCCCACTCAGCCCACACCCGCAGAGACGAGACTGGAGCCGGGTGCCACCCCGAGGAAGCCCTACATGTGCGAGCAGTGTGGCCGCGGTTTTGACTGGAAGTCAGTGTTCGTCATCCACCACCGGACACACACAAGTCGGCCAGGTGCGCAGTCCCCGGGGCTAGCCGCCAGGGAAGGCACCGAGAAGCCACCGCAAGGGGAGCTGGCCTTTCCGCGCCGCCCCCGACGTTCACTCACAGGCCCCCGGAGCTACCCGTGCGAGGAGTGCGGGTGCAGCTTCAGCTGGAAGTCGCAGCTGGTCATCCACCGCAAGGGCCACACGGGCCAGCGGCGCCACTTCTGCAGTGACTGTGGCCGGGCCTTCGACTGGAAGTCGCAGCTGGTCATCCACCGCAAGGGCCACCGGCCGGAGGCTCCATGA